The following coding sequences are from one Ruminococcus flavefaciens AE3010 window:
- the asnS gene encoding asparagine--tRNA ligase, which translates to MKHIDVKEIISTKDYVGKQVTVCGWVRTSRNSKSVAFVEVNDGTSLKNVQVVVDKGDSDYKEPRVGMSVKVTGTAVEGRNETVEINAAPDGITVLGDAPTDYPLQKKGHTLEFLRTIPHLRGRTNTFNAVWRVRSVLAAAIHEYFQKNNYVYVNTPLITGSDCEGAGEMFQVTTIGYSKDYKNEEEYYANDFFGRKAGLSVSGQLEGEMAAMAMGKIYTFGPSFRAENSNTPKHLAEFWHVEPEVAFAELDDVIEIAENMLKYVIRKLLDTCPDDMKFFDAHFEKGLIERLEELISHDFARVTYTEAIDLLKKSGENFVYPVEWGCDLQTEHERYLSEKVFKKAVFVTDYPKEIKSFYMKQNPDGKTVAAVDLLVPGVGEIIGGSEREADYEKLIAAMNERQMNLDLYSDYLDLRKFGSVPHGGFGLGFERLIMYTTGMANIRDVILFPRTVGSIR; encoded by the coding sequence ATGAAGCACATTGATGTCAAGGAGATAATCTCCACCAAGGACTATGTAGGCAAGCAGGTAACTGTATGCGGCTGGGTACGTACCTCACGCAACTCCAAGAGCGTAGCATTCGTTGAGGTAAACGACGGTACCTCACTTAAAAACGTTCAGGTCGTAGTTGACAAGGGCGACAGCGACTACAAGGAGCCAAGAGTCGGCATGTCCGTAAAGGTAACAGGTACTGCTGTTGAGGGCAGAAACGAGACTGTTGAGATAAATGCAGCTCCCGACGGTATCACTGTACTGGGCGATGCTCCCACAGATTATCCTCTCCAGAAAAAGGGACACACCCTTGAATTCCTCCGTACTATCCCTCACCTCAGAGGCAGAACGAATACATTCAATGCAGTATGGCGCGTCCGTTCAGTGCTTGCTGCTGCTATACATGAGTACTTCCAGAAGAACAACTACGTTTATGTAAATACTCCCCTTATCACAGGCAGCGACTGTGAGGGCGCAGGCGAGATGTTCCAGGTAACAACTATCGGCTACAGCAAGGACTACAAGAACGAGGAGGAGTACTACGCTAACGACTTCTTCGGCAGAAAGGCAGGCCTTTCCGTATCAGGTCAGCTGGAGGGCGAAATGGCTGCAATGGCTATGGGTAAGATCTACACATTCGGTCCCTCATTCAGAGCCGAGAACTCCAATACTCCAAAGCACCTTGCAGAATTCTGGCATGTTGAGCCCGAGGTAGCTTTCGCAGAGCTGGACGACGTTATCGAGATAGCTGAGAATATGCTGAAATACGTTATCCGCAAGCTCCTTGATACATGTCCCGATGACATGAAGTTCTTCGACGCTCACTTTGAAAAAGGTCTTATCGAGCGCCTTGAGGAGCTTATCTCCCACGACTTTGCAAGAGTTACCTACACAGAGGCTATCGACCTCCTCAAAAAGTCAGGTGAGAACTTCGTATACCCTGTAGAGTGGGGCTGCGACCTCCAGACAGAGCATGAGAGATACCTCTCCGAGAAGGTGTTCAAGAAGGCTGTATTCGTAACAGACTACCCCAAGGAGATAAAGTCCTTCTACATGAAGCAGAACCCCGACGGCAAGACCGTTGCGGCTGTTGACCTCCTTGTCCCCGGTGTCGGCGAGATAATTGGCGGCAGCGAGCGTGAGGCTGACTATGAGAAGCTCATCGCTGCTATGAACGAGAGACAGATGAACCTCGACCTCTACAGCGACTACCTCGACCTGAGAAAGTTCGGCTCAGTACCTCACGGCGGCTTTGGTCTGGGCTTCGAGAGACTTATCATGTATACAACAGGCATGGCAAATATCCGCGACGTTATACTCTTCCCGAGAACAGTCGGATCTATCAGATGA
- a CDS encoding leucine-rich repeat domain-containing protein, with protein sequence MKMTKCPEKHLYDADKYDSCPVCAEKNSAVGSVKAPKKAKVVRVRAVKARQSEQKPAETKPAPKAEQKPAETKPAPKAEQKSAETKPEPKAEQKPADTKSAVHAGQKPAETKPEPKKEATGDKKQGKTVRTDDGDELAQKIMDSIPESEKEKFKADKMPDILHDKKRIDTSPEPVKLDKLNDKKSEASKKDIKAEEKKSEAPKKDAKAEEKKSEAPKKDAKAEEKKPEAPKKDAKAEEKKPETHKKDAKAEEKMPEAPKKDAKAEEKKPEAPQKDEKSEDYEKYGDLINDENIEIDDVNNMAIDKNGTLVKYVGTTESIVIPEKVKVVGKYAFRGNETVKRIVMSDSIRVVDKFAFCHCFNLEEVVFSKNLESIGENAFLKCLRLKELNLPESVKKIGKGAFGRCNSLENVVLPAYLQRISDLMFFSCKRLRRIVISGSVEEIGSAAFSECYSLKKVIISNSVTVIGESAFSWCRSLESIIIPTTIKSIGNWAFYGCQNLMDLRISMYTKDIREDAFCGCESLCNIQIAEFEDENIPLESIKKGHKQTIRILKQVNRKKAERYAKEHGFSTLFI encoded by the coding sequence ATGAAAATGACAAAATGTCCCGAAAAGCATCTCTACGATGCTGATAAATATGACAGCTGTCCTGTTTGTGCTGAAAAAAACAGCGCTGTCGGGAGCGTGAAAGCTCCTAAAAAGGCAAAAGTTGTCAGGGTCAGAGCGGTAAAGGCACGCCAGTCGGAGCAGAAGCCAGCTGAGACTAAGCCTGCACCCAAGGCAGAGCAGAAGCCTGCCGAGACTAAGCCTGCACCCAAGGCAGAGCAGAAGTCTGCCGAGACCAAGCCAGAGCCCAAGGCAGAGCAGAAGCCTGCTGATACCAAGTCAGCTGTTCATGCAGGTCAGAAGCCTGCTGAGACCAAGCCCGAGCCTAAAAAAGAAGCGACAGGCGACAAAAAACAGGGCAAAACTGTACGCACTGATGACGGCGATGAGCTTGCGCAGAAAATAATGGACTCCATTCCCGAGTCTGAGAAGGAGAAGTTCAAGGCTGATAAAATGCCTGATATTCTTCACGATAAAAAGCGGATAGATACTTCTCCCGAGCCTGTAAAGCTTGATAAACTGAATGATAAAAAGTCCGAAGCCTCTAAAAAGGACATTAAGGCTGAGGAAAAGAAGTCCGAAGCTCCCAAAAAGGACGCAAAGGCTGAGGAAAAGAAGTCCGAAGCTCCCAAAAAGGATGCAAAGGCTGAGGAAAAGAAGCCAGAGGCTCCCAAGAAGGACGCAAAGGCTGAGGAAAAGAAGCCAGAGACTCACAAAAAGGACGCAAAGGCTGAGGAAAAGATGCCAGAGGCTCCCAAGAAGGACGCAAAGGCTGAGGAAAAGAAGCCCGAAGCTCCGCAAAAGGACGAAAAGTCCGAGGATTATGAGAAGTACGGCGACCTTATAAATGACGAGAACATCGAGATAGACGACGTCAACAACATGGCTATCGACAAGAACGGCACACTCGTTAAGTACGTGGGAACTACCGAGTCTATCGTTATTCCCGAAAAGGTAAAGGTCGTGGGCAAGTACGCTTTCCGCGGCAACGAGACCGTGAAAAGGATCGTCATGTCCGACAGTATCCGCGTGGTGGATAAGTTCGCGTTCTGTCACTGCTTTAACCTTGAAGAGGTGGTTTTCTCAAAGAATCTCGAGTCCATCGGCGAAAATGCTTTCCTCAAATGCCTGAGACTCAAAGAGCTGAATCTGCCCGAGTCGGTCAAGAAGATAGGCAAGGGCGCTTTCGGACGCTGCAACAGTCTTGAAAATGTGGTACTGCCTGCATATCTCCAGAGGATAAGCGACCTCATGTTCTTCTCCTGCAAGAGACTGAGAAGAATAGTTATCTCGGGCTCTGTTGAAGAAATAGGCAGTGCGGCTTTCTCAGAGTGCTACAGCCTTAAAAAGGTCATAATCTCCAATTCTGTAACTGTCATAGGCGAGAGCGCTTTCTCATGGTGCAGATCGCTGGAGTCCATAATCATACCGACAACTATCAAGAGTATCGGAAACTGGGCGTTCTATGGCTGCCAGAATCTTATGGATCTTAGAATAAGTATGTATACAAAGGACATCAGGGAGGACGCGTTCTGCGGCTGCGAGAGTCTGTGCAATATCCAGATAGCGGAGTTCGAGGACGAGAATATCCCACTTGAAAGCATAAAGAAAGGTCACAAGCAGACCATAAGGATACTTAAACAGGTCAACCGCAAAAAGGCTGAGCGCTATGCCAAGGAGCACGGCTTCAGCACACTGTTTATCTGA
- a CDS encoding SbcC/MukB-like Walker B domain-containing protein has translation MRPIKLEMSGFGPYAEKAVLDLEALGNSGLYLITGDTGAGKTTIFDAITYALYGSASGVNRDDDSMLRSKYASLDTPTYVELVFDYAGKRYTINRNPAYTRQAKRGGGYAQQPANAVFTYPDGRAVSGKRDVDGAVAEVIGLTEKQFKQIAMIAQGDFMKLITEDTTQRREILRHIFKTKNYQTLQEALKSECSTLKSGCDRLREGVKQYIEGIVCGEEDEFAPEVEKLREELPPLEYITDVMNRLISRDKAQSEVYERESEELDKSLEAVSARLAKAEEKARIEADRDRTSKELQEAQQRQKLLADKYETEKARQPKVTEIMSELAAVEAEKPEYERAAEQERLLAEEKKVLEKAASDLDRAAAEKAASEKRLEELKAELSALGGIGENKAKLDAERERLSRRGQELYKLAELLTGYETSSAELKKAAADLKEQTSEHDRLMKQCELLAEEITVMKKRRSELENCSAEKEKLLRSEEGLKSRSTQLRRLSADITESEKRFSEHEEAAELYSEAAEEVSRLAAKYEQGYRAFLDDRAGVLAEQLRDGEPCPVCGSREHPVPAQKCTNAPTEADLEKLKKKLEQARSFAEKRSAEASAAKVKADELEKTLTAEVGELLGCDMADAAERCAEELQSTIEQLDQLEKKLTEAEKLIAEYDRLGRETESKETQEKGVMAAVAETDRKITELRSRRDTLDGKVKQLLADAEKRAAEVMDGAAFDEVRERIITERTLLKAQISDISSKIAEEAEKAAHKAELDKLIPRSEQLINQLSSDITALNGKKVASDTRLAELGRQLAELRGRLRFENGKNAEIYAASLRKKCADIKAAYDAAESAVNDGEKLCSGIAGRLKQLTEQLAGFGDLDADKESSERSRLTAEKTAIAAKLRQLHTRLAINNTALSNITDGSAELSELEKRYIWVKNLSDTANGKLSDQSKLMLETYIQTAYFDRIIRRANLRLKVMSDGQYTLKRREEFEDKRTQVGLDLDVVDHYNGSVRSVKTLSGGESFKASLSLALGLSDEIQCSAGGIQLDTMFVDEGFGSLDDNSIEQAVRALAGLSEGSRLVGIISHVQALKQRIDKQIVVRKDKNGGSTAEIIV, from the coding sequence ATGAGACCCATAAAACTTGAAATGTCAGGCTTCGGCCCCTATGCCGAAAAGGCTGTCCTTGACCTTGAAGCTCTCGGAAACAGCGGACTTTACCTTATTACAGGCGATACGGGAGCAGGAAAGACTACCATATTCGATGCCATTACTTACGCACTTTACGGAAGCGCCAGCGGTGTGAACCGCGACGACGACAGTATGCTGCGGTCGAAGTATGCCTCGCTGGATACTCCCACCTATGTGGAGCTGGTTTTCGACTACGCAGGCAAGCGCTACACCATAAACCGCAACCCTGCCTACACCAGACAGGCTAAGCGCGGCGGCGGATATGCTCAGCAGCCTGCCAATGCGGTGTTCACCTATCCCGACGGCAGAGCTGTTTCTGGAAAAAGGGACGTTGACGGGGCAGTTGCCGAGGTAATAGGGCTTACGGAAAAGCAGTTCAAGCAGATAGCCATGATAGCTCAGGGCGACTTCATGAAGCTCATAACCGAGGATACTACTCAGCGCCGCGAGATACTGCGCCACATCTTCAAGACCAAGAACTACCAGACCTTGCAGGAGGCTCTCAAAAGCGAGTGCAGCACGCTGAAAAGCGGCTGCGACAGGCTTCGCGAGGGCGTAAAGCAGTACATCGAGGGCATAGTATGCGGTGAAGAGGACGAGTTTGCTCCCGAGGTCGAAAAGCTGCGTGAGGAGCTGCCGCCGCTGGAGTACATCACCGATGTGATGAACAGGCTCATAAGCCGTGACAAGGCACAGTCAGAGGTTTACGAGCGTGAGAGCGAGGAGCTGGACAAGAGCCTTGAAGCCGTGAGTGCAAGACTTGCAAAGGCTGAGGAAAAGGCTCGTATAGAAGCTGACCGCGACCGCACATCAAAGGAGCTTCAGGAGGCTCAGCAGCGGCAAAAGCTCCTTGCGGACAAATATGAGACCGAAAAGGCACGTCAGCCCAAGGTGACTGAGATCATGTCGGAGCTGGCGGCAGTAGAGGCTGAGAAGCCCGAATATGAACGTGCGGCTGAGCAGGAGCGCCTGCTTGCCGAGGAGAAAAAGGTGCTTGAAAAGGCGGCGTCCGACCTTGACAGAGCAGCCGCCGAGAAAGCCGCTTCGGAGAAGCGGCTGGAGGAGCTGAAAGCAGAGCTTTCAGCTCTCGGCGGCATCGGCGAGAACAAGGCGAAGCTGGACGCGGAGCGTGAAAGGCTGAGCCGCCGCGGCCAGGAGCTGTACAAGCTGGCAGAGCTGCTGACGGGATACGAAACAAGCAGCGCAGAGCTGAAAAAAGCTGCCGCAGACTTAAAGGAGCAGACCTCAGAGCACGACCGCCTGATGAAGCAGTGTGAGCTGCTGGCAGAAGAGATAACGGTGATGAAAAAGCGCCGCAGCGAGCTTGAGAACTGCAGTGCGGAAAAGGAGAAGCTTCTCCGCAGCGAGGAGGGCTTGAAGAGCAGAAGCACTCAGCTGCGGAGGCTGTCCGCCGATATAACCGAGAGCGAGAAGCGGTTCAGTGAGCATGAGGAAGCGGCGGAGCTTTACAGCGAAGCCGCAGAAGAGGTGAGCCGCCTTGCTGCAAAATACGAGCAGGGCTACAGGGCGTTTCTCGATGACCGTGCAGGCGTTCTTGCGGAGCAGCTCCGCGACGGCGAGCCCTGTCCCGTATGCGGCTCACGGGAGCACCCTGTCCCCGCACAAAAATGCACCAATGCACCCACTGAGGCGGACCTTGAAAAGCTGAAAAAGAAGCTTGAACAGGCGCGGAGCTTCGCTGAGAAGCGCAGCGCAGAAGCCTCAGCCGCAAAGGTCAAGGCTGACGAGCTGGAAAAGACTCTGACGGCGGAAGTCGGGGAGCTTCTCGGCTGTGATATGGCAGACGCGGCGGAGCGCTGCGCAGAGGAGCTGCAAAGCACCATTGAGCAGCTGGATCAGCTGGAAAAGAAGCTGACCGAGGCAGAGAAACTCATAGCCGAGTACGACAGACTGGGGCGTGAGACAGAGTCCAAGGAAACTCAGGAAAAAGGCGTTATGGCGGCTGTTGCCGAGACCGACAGGAAGATAACGGAGCTCCGCAGCCGCAGGGATACTCTTGATGGCAAGGTGAAGCAGCTTCTTGCGGACGCTGAAAAGCGGGCGGCAGAAGTAATGGACGGTGCTGCCTTTGATGAGGTCCGTGAAAGGATTATCACGGAAAGAACACTGCTGAAGGCACAAATTTCCGATATATCTTCAAAAATAGCAGAGGAAGCCGAAAAGGCTGCCCATAAGGCGGAGCTTGACAAGCTCATACCACGGTCGGAGCAGCTGATAAATCAGCTTAGCAGCGATATCACGGCGCTTAACGGGAAAAAGGTAGCTTCCGATACAAGGCTTGCGGAGCTTGGGCGTCAGCTTGCGGAGCTCCGCGGCAGACTTCGCTTTGAAAACGGCAAAAATGCCGAGATATATGCGGCTTCGCTTAGGAAGAAGTGCGCGGATATCAAGGCGGCTTACGATGCTGCGGAAAGCGCTGTAAACGACGGCGAGAAGCTCTGCTCGGGCATTGCGGGCAGGCTGAAGCAGCTGACGGAGCAGCTTGCAGGCTTCGGCGACCTTGACGCTGACAAGGAAAGCAGCGAAAGGTCACGTCTCACAGCCGAAAAAACTGCTATTGCGGCAAAGCTGAGACAGCTCCACACAAGACTTGCAATAAATAACACTGCGCTTTCAAACATTACCGACGGCTCCGCGGAGCTCTCTGAGCTTGAAAAACGCTATATATGGGTGAAAAATCTCTCGGATACCGCTAACGGAAAGCTGTCCGACCAGAGCAAGCTCATGCTGGAGACCTATATACAGACCGCATATTTCGACAGGATAATTCGCCGCGCAAATCTCCGTCTCAAGGTCATGTCCGATGGGCAGTACACCCTTAAAAGGCGTGAGGAATTCGAGGACAAGCGCACTCAGGTGGGACTTGACCTTGATGTGGTGGATCACTATAACGGCTCTGTGAGAAGCGTCAAGACCCTGTCCGGCGGCGAGTCCTTTAAGGCTTCACTCTCGCTGGCACTGGGACTTTCCGACGAGATACAGTGCTCGGCAGGGGGCATACAGCTTGATACCATGTTCGTGGACGAGGGCTTCGGCTCGCTGGACGACAACTCCATAGAGCAGGCTGTACGCGCTCTTGCAGGACTGTCCGAGGGCAGCCGCCTTGTGGGGATAATCTCTCATGTACAGGCGCTCAAGCAGCGTATAGATAAGCAGATCGTTGTCCGCAAGGACAAAAACGGCGGAAGCACCGCTGAGATCATAGTTTGA
- a CDS encoding exonuclease SbcCD subunit D → MKLIHLSDLHLGKRLNEFSLIEDQEFILREIYSIISEEHPDMIVIAGDIYDKPVPSAEAVRLFDDFLTKAAEQTEHIFVISGNHDSAERIAFGSHIMEKSGIHMSPVYDGNIVPTILSDEYGELGVYMLPFIKPVSVRRFFPDAEIVSYTDAVNTAVDAMDADFTRRNIIITHQFVTGAQKSDSEEVSVGGTDNVDSSAFDGFDYVALGHIHSPQNVGSERIRYCGTPLKYSFSEASQQKSVTVVELRKKGDMTVRTVPVEPLHDMRIVKGRFEYICSMECSSAGNTNDYIHAVLTDEEDIPEAMGRLRSVYPNIMSLEYDNRRTRSSHGSIETADADNRQPIELFEEFYKLSNGGEMSPQQRELAQSLIEKIWEGEV, encoded by the coding sequence ATGAAGCTTATTCATTTGTCAGATCTTCATCTCGGCAAGAGACTCAACGAATTCTCTCTCATTGAGGATCAGGAGTTCATTCTCCGCGAGATATACAGTATAATTTCAGAGGAGCACCCTGATATGATAGTTATAGCAGGGGATATTTACGATAAGCCAGTTCCCTCCGCGGAAGCTGTCAGGCTTTTCGATGACTTCCTCACCAAAGCGGCAGAGCAGACTGAGCATATCTTTGTCATAAGCGGAAACCATGACTCTGCGGAGCGCATAGCCTTCGGCTCCCATATCATGGAGAAAAGCGGCATACATATGTCTCCTGTTTACGACGGGAATATAGTACCTACCATACTCAGCGATGAATACGGTGAGTTGGGAGTTTACATGCTGCCCTTTATCAAGCCCGTCAGTGTTCGCAGGTTCTTTCCCGATGCGGAGATAGTCAGCTACACCGACGCCGTGAATACCGCTGTTGACGCTATGGACGCAGATTTCACAAGGCGAAATATCATTATAACTCATCAGTTCGTTACGGGAGCTCAGAAAAGCGACTCCGAGGAGGTATCCGTAGGCGGCACGGACAACGTTGACAGCTCTGCCTTTGACGGCTTCGACTATGTTGCACTGGGACATATCCACAGTCCCCAGAACGTAGGCAGCGAGAGGATACGCTACTGCGGAACGCCGCTGAAATATTCATTTTCCGAGGCTTCCCAGCAGAAGTCGGTGACAGTGGTGGAGCTCCGCAAAAAGGGCGATATGACCGTAAGAACAGTGCCCGTCGAGCCACTGCACGATATGCGCATAGTAAAGGGGAGATTTGAGTACATCTGCTCAATGGAATGCAGCTCGGCAGGGAATACCAATGACTATATCCACGCAGTTCTCACTGATGAGGAGGATATCCCCGAGGCTATGGGACGGCTTCGCAGCGTATATCCCAATATTATGAGCCTTGAATACGACAACCGCCGCACAAGGAGCTCACATGGCAGTATTGAGACTGCCGACGCTGACAACAGGCAGCCTATCGAGCTTTTTGAGGAGTTCTACAAGCTCAGCAACGGCGGCGAGATGTCACCGCAGCAGCGTGAGCTTGCGCAGTCGCTGATAGAAAAGATATGGGAGGGCGAGGTATGA
- a CDS encoding RNA polymerase sigma factor yields MKLLIEPEHCTLIIEKYYREIFSYCFAKLGYSYHSAEDCTQEVFVVFFSKHERLEDTDNIRLWLYRTADNVIKTFLRKSPPAVSLEESTEAMNIADSGGFEDTDESLLDVLEPDERKLVELYYDSDYGQRNQAAKRLGLSLPALYRKIHKIKKKLRAAEKKSADAIMDKE; encoded by the coding sequence GTGAAGCTGTTGATAGAGCCCGAACATTGCACGCTGATCATAGAAAAATACTACCGTGAAATATTCAGCTACTGCTTCGCAAAGCTCGGATACAGTTATCATTCCGCAGAGGACTGCACACAGGAGGTCTTTGTGGTATTCTTCTCAAAGCATGAAAGGCTTGAGGATACCGATAATATAAGACTGTGGCTTTACAGGACGGCGGACAATGTGATAAAAACATTTCTGCGCAAGAGCCCGCCTGCGGTCAGTCTTGAGGAAAGCACCGAGGCAATGAATATCGCAGACAGCGGTGGATTTGAAGATACCGATGAAAGCCTGCTGGACGTTCTTGAGCCCGATGAGCGAAAGCTTGTAGAGCTCTACTACGACAGCGACTACGGACAACGAAACCAAGCGGCAAAACGGCTGGGATTATCCCTGCCCGCACTTTACAGAAAGATACACAAGATTAAAAAGAAGCTTCGCGCCGCCGAGAAAAAGTCTGCGGACGCTATCATGGATAAGGAGTGA
- a CDS encoding flotillin family protein, whose translation MFDNMNWGVVIPAAIGIILLLVIIFTGYIKAPPDTAYIISGLRKKIIIGKASIRIPFFERVDKLKLQLIAVDVKTSSAVPTADYININVDANVNVKVSSDPQLIKLGAENFLNKDTAYVAKVAREVLEGNMREIVGQMSLEAMVNDRKAFAEKVQENAAPDLNRMGLEIVSFNVQNFTDDQNLIENLGIDNTTKIQKKAAIARAESEKEIEIAKAQAKKEANDAKILAETEIAQKNNELAIRQAELKKEADTQLAIADAAYEIQKEEQRKSIEVSKANANIAASEKDVELKAREAEVTEKALEAQIKKKAEADRYKAQQEADAKLYQLKKEAEADRFQREQEAEAQKAEAEAQKYAKMQEAEGIAAVGKAEADAIRAKGLAEAEGINAKAEAMKKYGEAAVLEMYFKALPEVVKNAATPLSQVDKITMYGEGNSSRLVGDIIGSTTKITDGLTEATGVDIRSLLAGFLGGKMAAPKAAPAAAQDSTDNGEYVYSYDENRDAQDYPDEDTQYYTDNNSDDNMPEI comes from the coding sequence ATGTTCGACAACATGAACTGGGGCGTAGTTATCCCCGCTGCAATTGGTATCATTTTACTTCTTGTGATCATATTCACAGGATACATAAAGGCTCCCCCGGACACTGCATACATTATATCAGGTCTGAGGAAGAAGATCATAATCGGTAAGGCAAGCATCCGCATACCCTTCTTCGAGCGTGTGGATAAGCTGAAATTACAGCTTATCGCCGTTGACGTAAAGACTTCAAGCGCTGTTCCTACTGCGGACTACATCAACATCAACGTTGACGCTAACGTAAACGTTAAGGTCAGTAGCGATCCTCAGCTCATCAAGCTGGGCGCTGAGAACTTCCTTAACAAGGACACAGCTTATGTTGCTAAGGTAGCAAGAGAGGTACTTGAAGGTAACATGCGTGAGATCGTTGGTCAGATGTCTCTTGAGGCTATGGTCAATGACCGTAAGGCTTTCGCTGAAAAGGTCCAGGAAAACGCAGCTCCCGACCTCAACAGAATGGGTCTGGAGATCGTATCCTTCAACGTTCAGAACTTTACCGACGACCAGAACCTTATCGAGAATCTCGGTATCGACAACACCACAAAGATCCAGAAGAAGGCTGCTATCGCACGCGCTGAGTCCGAAAAGGAGATCGAGATCGCCAAGGCTCAGGCTAAGAAAGAAGCCAACGACGCTAAGATACTTGCTGAGACCGAGATCGCTCAGAAGAACAACGAACTTGCTATCCGTCAGGCTGAACTCAAAAAGGAAGCTGATACACAGCTTGCTATCGCTGACGCTGCTTACGAGATCCAGAAGGAAGAGCAGCGTAAGTCCATCGAGGTTTCAAAGGCTAACGCTAATATCGCTGCATCCGAAAAGGACGTTGAGCTCAAGGCTCGCGAGGCAGAAGTAACAGAAAAGGCTCTCGAAGCTCAGATCAAGAAGAAGGCTGAGGCTGACCGCTACAAGGCTCAGCAGGAAGCCGACGCTAAGCTCTATCAGCTGAAGAAAGAGGCTGAAGCAGATCGTTTCCAGCGTGAGCAGGAGGCTGAGGCTCAGAAGGCTGAAGCTGAAGCTCAGAAGTACGCCAAGATGCAGGAGGCTGAAGGTATCGCTGCTGTAGGTAAGGCTGAGGCGGACGCTATCCGCGCTAAGGGTCTTGCTGAGGCTGAGGGTATCAACGCTAAGGCTGAGGCTATGAAGAAGTACGGCGAGGCTGCTGTGCTTGAAATGTACTTCAAGGCTCTTCCCGAGGTCGTTAAGAACGCCGCTACTCCTCTGTCACAGGTCGACAAGATCACAATGTACGGCGAAGGCAACTCCAGCAGACTGGTCGGCGACATCATCGGCTCTACTACAAAGATCACAGACGGTCTTACAGAAGCTACAGGCGTTGACATCAGATCACTACTTGCAGGCTTCCTCGGCGGCAAGATGGCTGCTCCGAAGGCTGCTCCCGCAGCTGCACAGGACAGCACTGATAACGGCGAGTACGTATACAGCTACGATGAAAACAGAGACGCTCAGGATTATCCCGACGAAGATACACAGTACTATACCGACAACAACTCTGACGACAATATGCCCGAGATCTAA
- a CDS encoding AraC family transcriptional regulator, whose protein sequence is MIKHLSGDFETVEYDTQKYAMLYDNVQNEEYPVHWHNAVELIMPIKNEYTVTVNAVDYLVPENDVLIIPPGELHGMPAIPGRRIIFQCDNSILGEISALEPVMRSLNMPVLINGDMDKELHVLAKKTMLDILSLYNSKSELADVKIYVKVIELFMALREFQLEQQKIVMDCDDEKIDEYSEKFGTVLKYIDNNYMYDITLEQLADVAGYSKYHFSRIFKQYNSMSYLQYINARRTKAAELLLLDPSIPITEVAMRSGFKSLTTFNRIFKEIKHCTPTDFKKLYALR, encoded by the coding sequence ATGATAAAACATCTTTCGGGTGACTTTGAGACCGTTGAGTATGATACACAAAAATACGCCATGCTCTACGACAACGTCCAGAATGAAGAATACCCTGTTCACTGGCATAACGCCGTTGAACTCATTATGCCTATCAAAAATGAATATACTGTTACTGTAAACGCTGTTGATTACCTCGTGCCCGAGAATGACGTTCTCATTATTCCGCCCGGCGAGCTTCACGGTATGCCCGCTATCCCCGGAAGACGAATCATTTTCCAGTGCGATAACAGCATCCTCGGCGAGATATCAGCTCTCGAGCCTGTAATGCGCTCATTGAATATGCCTGTCCTCATCAATGGGGATATGGACAAGGAGCTTCATGTGCTGGCTAAAAAAACTATGCTGGATATACTTTCACTGTATAACTCAAAGTCCGAGCTGGCTGATGTAAAGATATACGTCAAGGTCATCGAGCTGTTTATGGCGCTCCGCGAGTTCCAGCTGGAACAGCAGAAGATAGTTATGGACTGCGACGACGAAAAGATAGACGAGTACAGCGAGAAATTCGGTACTGTCCTCAAGTATATCGACAACAACTACATGTACGATATCACGTTGGAGCAGCTTGCAGATGTTGCAGGCTACAGCAAATACCATTTCTCACGTATATTCAAGCAGTACAACTCCATGTCGTACTTACAGTATATAAACGCAAGGCGTACCAAAGCGGCAGAGCTTCTCCTGCTCGACCCGAGCATACCTATTACGGAAGTTGCTATGCGCTCGGGCTTCAAGAGCCTGACCACATTCAACCGTATCTTCAAGGAGATAAAGCACTGCACCCCAACAGACTTCAAAAAATTATACGCACTCAGATAA